Proteins from a genomic interval of Kitasatospora herbaricolor:
- a CDS encoding LmeA family phospholipid-binding protein, protein MRGWLKLTIGLVVVSGLLVGADRIAVGVAEDEAADQLVRSGRLSQRPQVSIEGFPFLTQVLSMKLDDVRLSAEDLVVGDGRQQVALHAFKARLSGVEVSDSFNSATVDQGSGDGLITYADLAKLLPEASKLVPGASRVIPGGTRLSLSYGGPGKVKASLGPVAVGEGSVHSDGSTVTADGFQLSGVASMLNGVTNQAIGPMSFTLNNLPAGLKLAGAAPQPDGLRLTFTGTGLKLIG, encoded by the coding sequence ATCGGGCTGGTGGTGGTCTCGGGCCTGTTGGTGGGCGCCGACCGGATCGCCGTCGGTGTCGCCGAGGACGAGGCGGCCGACCAGCTGGTGCGCAGCGGCCGGCTCAGCCAGCGCCCGCAGGTGTCGATCGAGGGCTTCCCGTTCCTGACCCAGGTGCTGTCGATGAAGCTGGACGACGTCCGGCTCTCGGCGGAGGACCTCGTCGTCGGGGACGGCCGGCAGCAGGTCGCGCTGCACGCGTTCAAGGCCAGGCTGTCGGGCGTGGAGGTGAGCGACAGCTTCAACAGCGCGACCGTGGACCAGGGCAGCGGCGACGGCCTGATCACCTACGCGGACCTCGCCAAGCTGCTGCCCGAGGCCTCCAAGCTGGTGCCCGGCGCGAGCCGGGTGATCCCGGGCGGCACCCGGCTCTCGCTGTCCTACGGCGGGCCGGGCAAGGTCAAGGCCTCGCTGGGGCCGGTCGCGGTCGGCGAGGGCTCGGTGCACAGCGACGGCAGCACCGTCACGGCGGACGGGTTCCAGCTCAGCGGGGTCGCCTCGATGCTGAACGGGGTCACCAACCAGGCGATCGGCCCGATGAGCTTCACGTTGAACAACCTGCCGGCCGGGCTGAAGCTGGCCGGCGCCGCCCCGCAGCCCGACGGTCTGCGGCTGACCTTCACCGGGACCGGACTCAAGCTGATCGGCTGA
- a CDS encoding FABP family protein: MIEIPSDLHKDVVPLAFLLGTWEGAGVFDFPGAEKCNFGQEIVFRHDGRPFLEFRSRTWVLDNEGEKVRPLENEHSFWRITSNPHGTSGARGVEISSVRDDGTVEIWYGELADGKPQVEVSTDAVARIEGSAPYSGGKRLYGFVKEELLWVGEKAAPEVSLRPYMSAQLKKVLSPAQLIKDINDLPDDGIAFFR; the protein is encoded by the coding sequence ATGATCGAGATCCCCTCTGACCTCCACAAGGACGTCGTCCCGCTCGCCTTCCTCCTCGGCACCTGGGAGGGCGCGGGAGTCTTCGACTTCCCCGGGGCCGAGAAGTGCAACTTCGGCCAGGAGATCGTCTTCCGGCACGACGGCCGCCCCTTCCTGGAGTTCCGCTCCCGTACCTGGGTGCTGGACAACGAGGGTGAGAAGGTCCGCCCGCTGGAGAACGAGCACTCCTTCTGGCGGATCACCAGCAACCCGCACGGCACCAGCGGTGCCCGCGGGGTCGAGATCTCCTCGGTCCGCGACGACGGCACCGTGGAGATCTGGTACGGCGAGCTGGCCGACGGCAAGCCGCAGGTCGAGGTGAGCACCGACGCGGTCGCCCGCATCGAGGGCTCGGCCCCGTACTCGGGCGGAAAGCGCCTCTACGGCTTCGTCAAGGAGGAGCTGCTCTGGGTCGGCGAGAAGGCCGCGCCCGAGGTGTCGCTGCGCCCCTACATGTCGGCGCAGCTGAAGAAGGTGCTGAGCCCGGCGCAGCTGATCAAGGACATCAACGACCTGCCGGACGACGGCATCGCGTTCTTCCGCTGA
- a CDS encoding DUF3099 domain-containing protein — translation MQAHRRHVRYFVMMGVCLTLFVLAWGVVRFVSVPAAIGMCVVAMVIPPAAAVFANRRDPEDDWWNDPRWDDPKWDDPGHGRDTPDHEQRP, via the coding sequence GTGCAGGCACACCGGCGGCATGTCCGCTACTTCGTGATGATGGGCGTCTGCCTGACGCTGTTCGTCCTGGCCTGGGGCGTGGTGCGCTTCGTGTCCGTCCCGGCCGCGATCGGCATGTGCGTGGTCGCGATGGTGATCCCGCCGGCCGCCGCCGTCTTCGCGAACCGGCGGGACCCCGAGGACGACTGGTGGAACGACCCGCGCTGGGACGACCCGAAGTGGGACGACCCGGGGCACGGCCGCGACACACCCGACCACGAGCAGCGTCCGTAG
- a CDS encoding DUF1416 domain-containing protein: MCGAKAGGPDLAGVDVANETIIQGSVTRDGEPVNGYVRLLDEGGEFTAEVPTSATGQFRFFARPGKWTLRALVPGATVDRVVVASQGAFTEVAIAV, translated from the coding sequence ATGTGTGGTGCGAAGGCCGGCGGCCCGGACCTGGCAGGAGTTGACGTGGCGAACGAGACGATCATCCAGGGTTCGGTCACCCGCGACGGAGAGCCGGTCAACGGCTACGTCCGTCTGCTCGACGAGGGTGGCGAGTTCACCGCCGAGGTTCCGACCTCGGCCACCGGGCAGTTCCGCTTCTTCGCCCGCCCGGGCAAGTGGACGCTGCGCGCGCTCGTCCCCGGCGCGACCGTCGACCGCGTGGTGGTCGCCTCCCAGGGCGCCTTCACCGAGGTCGCGATCGCGGTCTGA
- a CDS encoding Ms5788A family Cys-rich leader peptide: protein MKRQTDLTKRRAVDLCRVSACLCRMR, encoded by the coding sequence ATGAAGCGACAGACGGACCTCACGAAGCGGCGGGCGGTAGACCTGTGCCGCGTGTCCGCCTGTCTGTGTCGAATGCGCTAA
- a CDS encoding DsrE family protein, whose amino-acid sequence MAKKLVIKVTAGADAPERCSQAFTVAAVAVASGVEVSLWLTGESSWFALPGRAAEFELPHAAPLPDLLESILAAGSVTLCTQCAARRGIEQKDTVQGVRIAGAQVFVSEIMADGVQALVY is encoded by the coding sequence ATGGCGAAGAAGCTGGTCATCAAGGTCACGGCGGGGGCGGACGCGCCCGAGCGCTGCTCGCAGGCGTTCACGGTGGCGGCGGTCGCCGTCGCGAGCGGGGTGGAGGTGTCGCTCTGGCTCACCGGGGAGTCCTCCTGGTTCGCGCTGCCGGGGCGCGCGGCGGAGTTCGAGCTGCCGCACGCGGCGCCGCTGCCGGACCTCCTGGAGTCGATCCTGGCGGCGGGTTCGGTCACCCTCTGCACCCAGTGCGCGGCCCGGCGCGGCATCGAGCAGAAGGACACCGTCCAGGGGGTGCGGATCGCCGGCGCCCAGGTCTTCGTCAGCGAGATCATGGCCGACGGCGTGCAGGCGCTCGTCTACTGA
- a CDS encoding sulfurtransferase, with translation MSRSDVLVDADWVQAHLDDPKVVIVEVDEDTTAYEKNHIRNAVRIDWTKDLQDPVRRDFVDQEAFEKLLSAKGIANDDTVVFYGGNNNWFASYAFWYFKLYGHGDARLLDGGRKKWELDSRDLVAEVPVRAATEYKAKAQDTSIRAFRDDVLAAIGTLNLVDVRSPDEFSGRLLAPAHLPQEQSQRPGHVPTAANIPWAKNANDDGTFKSDDELRALYQAEGVDLDKDTIAYCRIGERSALTWFVLHQLLGQTNVKNYDGSWTEYGSLVGVPIELGN, from the coding sequence ATGAGCCGCAGTGACGTCCTGGTAGACGCCGACTGGGTCCAGGCCCACCTGGACGACCCGAAGGTTGTCATCGTCGAGGTCGACGAGGACACCACCGCGTACGAGAAGAACCACATCCGCAACGCCGTCCGGATCGACTGGACGAAGGACCTGCAGGACCCGGTCCGTCGTGACTTCGTCGACCAGGAAGCCTTCGAGAAGCTCCTCTCGGCCAAGGGCATCGCGAACGACGACACCGTCGTCTTCTACGGCGGCAACAACAACTGGTTCGCCTCGTACGCCTTCTGGTACTTCAAGCTCTACGGTCACGGTGACGCCCGTCTGCTCGACGGCGGCCGCAAGAAGTGGGAGCTCGACTCCCGCGACCTGGTCGCCGAGGTGCCGGTCCGCGCCGCCACCGAGTACAAGGCCAAGGCCCAGGACACCTCGATCCGCGCCTTCCGCGACGACGTCCTCGCCGCGATCGGCACCCTGAACCTGGTCGACGTCCGTTCGCCCGACGAGTTCTCCGGCCGCCTGCTCGCCCCGGCCCACCTCCCGCAGGAGCAGTCGCAGCGTCCGGGGCACGTCCCGACCGCCGCGAACATCCCGTGGGCGAAGAACGCCAACGACGACGGCACCTTCAAGAGCGACGACGAGCTGCGCGCGCTCTACCAGGCCGAGGGCGTGGACCTGGACAAGGACACCATCGCCTACTGCCGCATCGGCGAGCGCTCCGCGCTCACCTGGTTCGTGCTGCACCAGCTGCTCGGCCAGACCAACGTCAAGAACTACGACGGTTCCTGGACCGAGTACGGCAGCCTCGTGGGCGTGCCGATCGAGCTCGGCAACTGA